The following proteins come from a genomic window of Takifugu rubripes chromosome 11, fTakRub1.2, whole genome shotgun sequence:
- the efhd1 gene encoding EF-hand domain-containing protein D1 encodes MASDELVRKLQSRMDASQQDETKPEPGSSPVRPKPPAPEGCGDSTSELSAKLTRRLDINEGNAAPRLNRVFNPYTEFKEFSRKQIKDMEAMFKRYDTGRDGFIDLMELKLMMEKLGAPQTHLGLKNMIKEVDEDFDGKLSFREFLLIFRRAAAGELQEESGLMALARLSEINVSTEGVMGAKDFFEAKMQAVSQGSKFEAEIREEKEERKRQEVEKKQRQAAFKQLQSAFCS; translated from the exons ATGGCATCTGATGAGCTTGTGAGGAAGCTGCAGTCGCGGATGGACGCCTCGCAGCAGGATGAGACGAAGCCGGAGCCTGGATCGAGTCCAGTCCGGCCCAAACCGCCCGCACCCGAAGGATGTGGCGACTCGACCTCGGAGCTGTCAGCCAAACTGACCCGCAGACTTGACATCAACGAGGGCAACGCCGCGCCGCGGCTCAACCGCGTCTTCAACCCTTACACGGAGTTCAAGGAATTCTCCCGTAAGCAGATTAAGGACATGGAGGCGATGTTTAAGAG GTATGACACTGGTAGAGACGGCTTCATCGACCTAATGGAGCTGAAGCTGATGATGGAGAAACTGGGAGCTCCGCAGACTCACCTGGGCCTCAAGAACATGATCAAAGAGGTGGACGAAGACTTTGACGGCAAACTGAGCTTCAGAGAG TTCCTGCTGATTTTCCGGAGAGCGGCGGCgggggagctgcaggaggagagcggGCTGATGGCGCTGGCCAGGCTGTCGGAGATCAACGTCTCCACGGAGGGAGTGATGGGGGCCAAAGATTTTTTCGAAGCCAAG ATGCAGGCGGTGTCTCAGGGCAGCAAGTTTGAAGCTGAGATTcgggaggaaaaagaggaacgcaagaggcaggaagtggagaagaagcagagacaGGCGGCTTTCAAGCAGCTGCAGTCCGCCTTCTGCTCCTGA